The nucleotide sequence GGAACCCGATCGAAAGCGCAAACACCCCTTCCTCGAACAGCATCGAGGAGAACTGCTGCGCCTTCACCGTATCGCCCACCATGACGGGCGTGATGGGCGTTTCGCTGCGGCCCGTGTCGAACCCGGCTTTTTTAAGACCTTCCTTGAACTGCCGGGAATTTTCCCACAGCCGCTGCAGCCGCTGCGGCTCGTTATAAAGCACGTCGAGGCCCGCCGAGCAGGTGGCCACCACCGAAGGCGGGTGGGAACTTGAAAACAGGAATGGCCGGGCGGTGGAGATGAGATACTGCCGCAGTTCCTTCGTGCCCGCCGCATAGCCCCCGATCGAGGCGAACGCTTTGGACAGGGTGCCGATCTGGATGTCAACGCGGCCTTTAAGGTTGAAATGGTCCACCGTGCCGCGGCCCTGCCTGCCGAGCACGCCGCTTGAATGCGCGTCGTCTACCATAAGCGTCACGCCGTACTTCTCGCACAGTTCGACGATTTCCGGCAGTTTCGCTATATCACCGTCCATGCTGAACACGCCGTCGGTAACGAGCAGTTTTCTGCGGGCCTTGCGCGCTTCGGGCGACTGAAGAATCTGCTCCAGGCTTGCCATGTCGGAATGTTTGTAAATCTTGCGCGCGCTTTTGGCCAGCCGCGCGCCGTCAATAATGGACGCGTGGTTCAGCTCATCGGAAACAAGCAGGTCGTCCGGGCTGGTCATCAGCGACTGGCAGACCGCCACGTTCGTGGAAAACCCCGACTGCAGCATCAGCGCCGCTTCCGTGCCCTTGAACTCCGCCAGCCGGGCCTCCAGCTCCTCGTGAATGCACATCGTCCCGATAATGGAGCGCACGGCGGCGGTGCCCACTCCGTATTTCTCCGTGGCCTCCACGGCGGCCTTTTTCACTTTCGGATGGGTGGTGAGGCACAGATAGTTGTTGCTGGTAAGATTGATCACTTTCCTGCCGTCAATCACCGAAACCGCATCCTGCGCGCTTTCCAGCACACGCGGCACGATGAGCCTGTGTTCCGCTTGCAGCTGGCGCACTTCGTCTTTAAGAAAATCCAGCCTGTCCGACTTGCTGACTGTAGCCATTTCAAATGCCTCCCGGCAATAGATTTCAAAGCTATCGCGCATCCGCACCGCGCAGGAATATTTTACATAATTACCCGCCGGTGTAAAGTTGACAAAGGAGAGCGATTTAGGGGATAATGTATACGTCGTCGGAAGCTGTGTTCAGGGGACTGTTTTATGACGGACGCGAAAACTTACTGGAACGAAAGCCTCGGCTCGGCGCGGGACAGGCTGATTATCCTGCCGCGCGGGCCGCAGTCCATGTTCGTTTACTGGGAATGGACGGCGGCGCGTTCCGCGCTGTTCCGGGCCGGCAAACTGGATCCGGCGGTCAAGATAAGGCTTTTTTTCGCAGGCGCGAATTCACCGGCGGCGGAATATGCGCGCCCGTGGGACACGCTGAAAATGTATATCGAGCCGCCCCAGCGGGGCCGCCAGTATTACGCCATGCTGGAAATCAACAGTCCCGGCGGCGGGCATCATACCCACCTTAATTCAAACACGATTCTGATACCGTCGGGTTTTCCGGCAGGCGCGCCGGAAGATTATGTGCCGTCAAGCGGCGAGCGGATGCTGTGCATGCCGTCAAGCATGGAAGCCATCCGCCCGGAGCATCTATGAGCGCAAAAGGCTCGCTGGCCATTGTGCTGCACGCGCATCTGCCTTATATCCGGCACAGCGAAGCCCAGCAGTTTCTTGAAGAAGACTGGTTCTTTGAAGCCGTAACCGAATGCTATATCCCGCTGATCACCATGATCGAACGGCTGGCGGGCGAGTATATCCGCGCCGCGCTTACGATTTCCCTTTCCCCCACTTTATGCGCGCTGGTCGAAGATCCCGGCATGAACGACCGCTGCCGCCGTTACATTGACCGGCGGCTGGAATTGCTGAAGCTGGAACTCACGCGGATACCGCGCGGCTCCGCCGCGGAAAAAACCGCGCTGATGTACCGCGCCATGTTCGAGCAGTCGCGCAAGACGCTTGACCGGTTCGACGGCAATCTTCTCAACGCCTTCAAACTGCTTCAGGAAAAAGGCCATATCGAAGTCATAACCACCACCGCCACGCACGCGGTTCTGCCGATCATGATCCACCCGGAAGCCGTGCGCGCGCAGGTGCTGGCCGCGGTGAACGACTACCAGCGCCGGTTCGGCACGCGCCCCAAAGGGCTGTGGCTGCCGGAATGCGCGTTCACGCCGGCGATCGTTTCCGCGCTTCAGCTGTCCGGCATCAAATACGTTTTTCTTGAAAAACACGCTATAGATTTCGCCAATCCGCGCCCCCGCAGCGGCGTGTTTACGCCCGTGCTTATGAAAGGCGGCCTGTTCGCCTACGCGCGGGACGCGGAATCGGCGCGCGGAGTGTGGAGCTCGAAATACGGCTATTCCGGCGCGCCGGAATACCGCGAATTTTACCGCGATCTGGGGTTTGACGCCGATTACGAATACATAAAACCGTACCTGCATGAGGACGGGGTGCGCCGCAGCCTGGGAATAAAATACCATAAAATAACCGGCAGCGTGCAGCTCGCCAGCAAAGAAGCATACGACCCCGAAGCCGCACAGAACAAGGCCAGAGAACACGCGCGCGATTTTCTCGACAAGCGGATAAAACAGGT is from Elusimicrobiaceae bacterium and encodes:
- a CDS encoding glycine C-acetyltransferase, giving the protein MATVSKSDRLDFLKDEVRQLQAEHRLIVPRVLESAQDAVSVIDGRKVINLTSNNYLCLTTHPKVKKAAVEATEKYGVGTAAVRSIIGTMCIHEELEARLAEFKGTEAALMLQSGFSTNVAVCQSLMTSPDDLLVSDELNHASIIDGARLAKSARKIYKHSDMASLEQILQSPEARKARRKLLVTDGVFSMDGDIAKLPEIVELCEKYGVTLMVDDAHSSGVLGRQGRGTVDHFNLKGRVDIQIGTLSKAFASIGGYAAGTKELRQYLISTARPFLFSSSHPPSVVATCSAGLDVLYNEPQRLQRLWENSRQFKEGLKKAGFDTGRSETPITPVMVGDTVKAQQFSSMLFEEGVFALSIGFPTVSKGKERLRTIVTAGHTQQDLETAVGKFAKVGRQLGII
- a CDS encoding DUF4912 domain-containing protein; this encodes MTDAKTYWNESLGSARDRLIILPRGPQSMFVYWEWTAARSALFRAGKLDPAVKIRLFFAGANSPAAEYARPWDTLKMYIEPPQRGRQYYAMLEINSPGGGHHTHLNSNTILIPSGFPAGAPEDYVPSSGERMLCMPSSMEAIRPEHL
- a CDS encoding DUF1957 domain-containing protein, which encodes MSAKGSLAIVLHAHLPYIRHSEAQQFLEEDWFFEAVTECYIPLITMIERLAGEYIRAALTISLSPTLCALVEDPGMNDRCRRYIDRRLELLKLELTRIPRGSAAEKTALMYRAMFEQSRKTLDRFDGNLLNAFKLLQEKGHIEVITTTATHAVLPIMIHPEAVRAQVLAAVNDYQRRFGTRPKGLWLPECAFTPAIVSALQLSGIKYVFLEKHAIDFANPRPRSGVFTPVLMKGGLFAYARDAESARGVWSSKYGYSGAPEYREFYRDLGFDADYEYIKPYLHEDGVRRSLGIKYHKITGSVQLASKEAYDPEAAQNKAREHARDFLDKRIKQVEKINAELNIRPVITGTYDAELFGHWWLEGPAFLENVLRYIRSERLPIQVITASEGLNLMHDSTETEPEASSWGEGGYFEPWINEKNDWIYPRLNAAAERMIELANRFQHQETTILQQRALNQAARELLLAQSSDWAFLLYVQSHSSYAETRINKHCERMFKLANMLSDNNIDEEYLADAERRNPVFSGLDYRIFASPASF